The Chryseolinea soli genome contains a region encoding:
- a CDS encoding DUF4136 domain-containing protein yields MKTKLITVLPMMVLLGACYPNGPEYVNDADVVATSYDVKYDFKSQSTFAMPDKIVVDVEIKQGDTTYEYMPDKFATVVLDAIQKDMEAYGWDRVDIDEDPDVLLTPAAISSTTYFYTYWYDWWYGGWYGGWGWYYPPYYTVSSYTTGTMILVIADPSQASESPINRSQAAWVAASNGLLTGYYDISRITDAIHQAFAQSPYLKTN; encoded by the coding sequence ATGAAAACAAAATTAATTACTGTCTTACCGATGATGGTGCTGCTGGGGGCCTGCTACCCCAACGGCCCCGAGTATGTTAACGATGCCGACGTTGTGGCCACGAGCTACGATGTGAAGTATGATTTCAAATCACAATCGACCTTTGCCATGCCCGACAAGATCGTGGTGGACGTCGAGATCAAACAAGGCGACACCACCTACGAATACATGCCGGACAAATTTGCCACCGTCGTTTTGGATGCCATACAGAAAGACATGGAAGCCTACGGTTGGGACCGTGTGGACATCGATGAAGATCCGGATGTGCTGCTCACACCGGCGGCCATTTCGTCGACCACGTACTTTTATACCTATTGGTATGATTGGTGGTATGGTGGTTGGTACGGCGGATGGGGCTGGTATTATCCTCCGTATTACACGGTGAGCAGTTACACCACAGGGACGATGATCCTGGTGATTGCCGATCCCAGTCAGGCAAGCGAAAGCCCGATCAATCGCTCGCAAGCTGCATGGGTAGCGGCCTCCAACGGATTGCTGACGGGCTATTATGACATCTCGCGCATCACCGACGCCATACACCAGGCTTTTGCACAATCGCCCTATTTAAAAACCAACTAA
- a CDS encoding outer membrane beta-barrel protein, with protein MKKIIILALLGICAGTPLLAQNNFVISYSIAQPTGDLNSFIGKTSFRGIAFDYRYTVKDNMALGFSLGMNTFYESKPKDTYTVDNISLTGKQYRYSNNIPMLATATYFLSPEEPLKPFVTLGIGTMYSRRNTDMNLYTIELEAWNFALQPEIGVQYEMTDMTAIHLSLKYMQGFQAGSELKSAQSYFSLNVGFAFF; from the coding sequence ATGAAAAAAATAATCATCCTCGCGCTGCTCGGCATTTGCGCCGGCACGCCGCTATTGGCCCAAAACAATTTTGTCATCAGTTATTCGATCGCCCAGCCCACCGGAGACCTCAACAGCTTCATTGGTAAAACCAGTTTTCGCGGGATCGCATTTGACTATCGCTATACCGTGAAAGACAACATGGCGCTCGGTTTCTCCCTGGGCATGAACACGTTTTACGAGTCCAAGCCCAAGGATACTTACACGGTCGACAACATATCGCTGACGGGAAAACAATACCGGTACAGCAACAATATTCCCATGCTGGCTACCGCCACCTATTTTCTGAGCCCGGAAGAGCCACTAAAACCATTTGTTACGCTCGGCATCGGCACGATGTATTCGCGACGCAATACCGACATGAATTTATATACGATCGAATTGGAAGCCTGGAACTTCGCCTTGCAACCCGAGATCGGTGTGCAATATGAAATGACAGACATGACGGCCATTCACCTGTCGCTAAAATACATGCAAGGATTTCAAGCCGGCAGTGAATTGAAGTCAGCGCAATCGTATTTCTCACTGAACGTCGGCTTTGCCTTCTTTTGA